The genomic window GAAGCCTACGGTGACGATCAGGTCGCACTTGCCATCCACGAACTCTTTGATGTTCTTCTCGTAATCCGTCTGTTGCTTGGACTCGAGGAACGTCGCTTCCCAGTTCAACTCTTCGCCGGCCATCTTCGCGCCGTCAAAGGCTGTCTGGTTGAAGCCCTTGTCGTCCACACCGCCCGTGTCCGTCACTTCGCATACCTTGCCGGCGACAGGGGGTGGGGCCT from Chloroflexota bacterium includes these protein-coding regions:
- a CDS encoding BMP family ABC transporter substrate-binding protein, which gives rise to MKKTLFTLLSGLMLASLVLTACGGGATTAAPTPAPVPTTVPTQAPPPVAGKVCEVTDTGGVDDKGFNQTAFDGAKMAGEELNWEATFLESKQQTDYEKNIKEFVDGKCDLIVTVGF